A region from the Pseudomonas sp. KU26590 genome encodes:
- a CDS encoding DUF4129 domain-containing protein has protein sequence MRLTDASVVIRPRTNWEAIDLGVLLAQRHRALLMTSWAIVTLPIFALLTLLLWDYPSVAVLVFWWLKPAYERLPLLILSQALFGPAPSLRQALKSLPSALKPQLIATLTWRRLSLSRSFYQPVQQLEGLDGLPRAQRIAVLGQKDSRAARLLTALGSTLEMTFWIGLMVLFYAMIPPQIEADWSWRSLLDIEGEWNWLEHLTNGFYALVLIVWGPVYVSCGFALYLNRRTALEAWDIELGLRKLRQRVLGSALALLLGGVLALAFLPSSAMAESTANQSMTDQSMADEIPSESGNSCPLPPLDNPQTDEDVAPPDSPRLLNQPLTSQASQSAIDAVLEQPPFKNPKPVSGWRIAQPTYDAKHDAKHDAKSAETPNWLAQLVVGALNVGKTLSTLFGALLWTLLGLTVGWVIWRYRAWFATFVSKSPPKAPAPQDMPHQLFGLQVRAESLPADVADAAERLWQQSPREALSLLYRALLSRLLTDYHLPLKSADTEGQILARIAELKQSSLDDFSHELTRHWQNLAYGHQVPPDQARQTLCSGWRKLFAPGAGA, from the coding sequence ATGCGCCTGACTGACGCCAGCGTTGTCATACGCCCACGTACGAACTGGGAGGCCATCGACCTGGGCGTTCTCCTGGCGCAACGGCACCGCGCCTTGCTGATGACCAGTTGGGCGATCGTCACCTTGCCTATCTTCGCGCTCTTGACCCTGCTGCTGTGGGATTACCCGTCAGTGGCAGTGCTTGTGTTCTGGTGGCTGAAGCCAGCCTACGAACGGCTGCCGCTGCTGATTCTGTCCCAGGCGCTGTTCGGCCCGGCACCTTCGCTCAGGCAGGCACTGAAAAGCCTTCCGTCCGCACTCAAACCGCAGCTGATAGCGACCCTGACCTGGCGGCGTCTGAGTCTTAGCCGCAGCTTCTACCAGCCGGTGCAGCAATTAGAGGGGCTAGACGGGCTGCCTCGCGCGCAACGGATCGCCGTGCTTGGCCAGAAGGATTCCCGGGCGGCGCGTCTGCTGACCGCGCTGGGCAGCACCCTTGAAATGACCTTCTGGATCGGCCTGATGGTGCTGTTCTACGCCATGATTCCGCCGCAGATCGAAGCCGACTGGTCATGGCGCAGCCTGCTGGACATCGAGGGTGAGTGGAACTGGCTGGAGCATCTGACCAACGGGTTTTATGCCCTGGTGCTGATCGTGTGGGGGCCAGTGTATGTGTCGTGCGGGTTTGCGCTGTACCTCAATCGCCGAACCGCATTGGAGGCGTGGGACATCGAACTGGGTTTGCGCAAGCTGCGTCAGCGTGTGCTGGGCAGCGCACTGGCGTTGTTACTGGGGGGCGTCTTGGCGCTGGCGTTTCTGCCGTCTTCAGCCATGGCAGAGTCGACCGCAAACCAGTCGATGACAGATCAGTCGATGGCGGACGAAATCCCCAGCGAGTCGGGCAACAGCTGCCCGCTGCCGCCGCTGGACAACCCGCAGACTGACGAAGACGTTGCACCGCCCGACTCACCACGCCTGCTTAACCAGCCGCTGACCAGCCAGGCGTCGCAGAGCGCCATCGATGCCGTGCTTGAACAACCGCCGTTCAAAAATCCCAAACCAGTGTCCGGGTGGCGCATCGCCCAGCCCACTTACGATGCCAAGCATGACGCCAAGCATGATGCCAAGTCAGCCGAGACACCGAACTGGCTGGCGCAGCTGGTGGTCGGCGCGCTCAACGTGGGCAAGACCCTGTCGACGCTATTTGGCGCGTTGCTATGGACGCTGCTCGGCCTCACGGTTGGGTGGGTGATCTGGCGTTATCGGGCCTGGTTCGCCACCTTCGTAAGTAAAAGCCCACCCAAGGCACCTGCACCACAAGACATGCCTCACCAACTCTTTGGCTTACAAGTCCGCGCTGAAAGCCTGCCGGCGGATGTCGCCGATGCTGCGGAGAGGCTGTGGCAGCAGTCACCGCGCGAGGCATTGAGTCTGCTTTACCGCGCACTGCTGAGCCGCCTGTTGACCGATTACCACTTGCCGCTGAAAAGCGCAGACACCGAGGGCCAGATACTGGCGCGTATCGCCGAGCTCAAGCAGTCATCCCTCGATGACTTCAGCCATGAGCTGACGCGCCACTGGCAGAACCTCGCCTACGGTCACCAAGTGCCGCCGGATCAGGCGCGACAGACGCTGTGTTCAGGCTGGCGTAAGTTGTTCGCGCCGGGGGCAGGCGCATGA
- the mvaT gene encoding histone-like nucleoid-structuring protein MvaT, translating to MSLINEYRATEEAIKELQARLQNLQQDDKLQKELEFEGKLRTLMGEYQKSLRDIIALLDPESKMKAPRGAAVKPVGTKRARKVKQYKNPHNGEIIETKGGNHKTLKEWKAKWGGDEVEGWATLLG from the coding sequence ATGTCACTGATCAACGAATACCGCGCAACAGAAGAAGCTATCAAAGAACTGCAAGCCCGCCTGCAAAACCTGCAACAAGACGACAAACTGCAGAAAGAACTTGAGTTCGAAGGCAAACTGCGCACGTTGATGGGCGAATATCAAAAGTCCCTGCGCGACATCATCGCGCTGTTGGATCCAGAGTCCAAAATGAAGGCGCCACGTGGCGCTGCTGTAAAGCCGGTCGGCACCAAGCGCGCTCGCAAGGTCAAGCAATACAAGAACCCGCACAACGGTGAAATCATCGAAACCAAAGGCGGCAATCACAAGACGCTGAAAGAGTGGAAAGCCAAGTGGGGCGGCGACGAGGTTGAAGGCTGGGCAACTCTGCTGGGTTAA
- a CDS encoding stage II sporulation protein M: MKQSLFEQRHAEDWQRFATRLEALEGNRGKSESCAGFSREYRQICQHLALAIDRGYASHLVEQLQQLAMRGHQQLYRHRSQFTAQLLSFVLADFPRLVRAEWRWVALAGLLFFGSLTLMALLVYGYPDLVYSVVSPADVADMHAMYEPAARRIGQTTERASSTDWLMFGYYVMHNVGIAFQTFASGLFFGVGSLFFLFFNGLMIGAVAGHLTDAGMGATFWPFVVGHSAFELTGIMLAGAAGLKLGWALVAPGRLRRGEALRRAAQISVRLIAGVMIFLLMAAFIEAYWSSMSWPPATAKYGVGASLWLLVGAYLTLAGRTPHAPD, encoded by the coding sequence ATGAAGCAGAGCCTGTTCGAACAACGTCATGCAGAAGACTGGCAGCGTTTTGCAACGCGTCTTGAGGCGCTGGAAGGGAACCGCGGTAAAAGCGAATCCTGCGCGGGCTTCAGCCGCGAATACCGTCAGATCTGCCAACACCTTGCGCTGGCGATTGACCGTGGGTACGCCAGTCATCTGGTCGAGCAACTGCAACAGCTTGCGATGCGCGGCCACCAGCAGTTGTATCGCCACCGAAGCCAGTTCACTGCACAATTGTTGAGCTTTGTGCTGGCAGACTTTCCACGGCTGGTGCGTGCTGAATGGCGATGGGTCGCCCTCGCCGGCCTGCTGTTTTTTGGCAGCCTGACGCTCATGGCGCTGCTGGTCTACGGCTATCCGGACTTGGTGTACAGCGTCGTCAGCCCCGCCGATGTCGCCGACATGCACGCGATGTACGAGCCCGCCGCACGGCGCATCGGGCAGACGACCGAGCGCGCATCGAGCACTGACTGGCTGATGTTCGGCTACTACGTCATGCACAACGTCGGCATTGCTTTCCAGACCTTCGCCAGCGGCCTGTTCTTCGGTGTCGGCAGTCTGTTTTTTCTGTTCTTCAACGGGCTGATGATTGGCGCGGTTGCGGGCCATCTCACTGACGCAGGCATGGGCGCAACCTTCTGGCCGTTCGTGGTCGGGCACAGCGCCTTCGAGCTGACCGGCATCATGCTGGCGGGTGCGGCGGGGCTGAAGCTCGGTTGGGCGCTGGTTGCTCCCGGTAGACTGCGTCGAGGCGAAGCGCTTCGCCGCGCTGCACAGATCAGCGTGCGACTGATTGCCGGGGTCATGATCTTCCTGCTCATGGCTGCATTCATTGAAGCGTACTGGTCTTCGATGAGCTGGCCGCCAGCCACGGCCAAATATGGGGTCGGCGCTTCGTTGTGGCTGCTGGTCGGCGCCTACCTCACTCTTGCCGGACGCACGCCCCATGCGCCTGACTGA
- the sbcB gene encoding exodeoxyribonuclease I, with protein sequence MTSSIFWYDYETTGINPRNDRPLQVAGIRTDDQLNEIGEPINLYCQPGDDILPHPAACLVTGITPDRLAEKGLCEADFMTRLHAQMSLAGTCSAGYNTLRFDDEMTRYSFYRNFFDPYAREWQGGNSRWDLIDVVRTAYALRPEGIVWPEEEGRVTLKLERLTAANGIDHGHAHDALSDVRATIALARLVRDKQPKLYDYLFELRFKHKVQDQIRLMQPLVHISGRFSAARSYVSVVLPLAWHPVNRNALIVCDLFHDHSPLLDEDGETLRQRLYTRREDLLEGQLPVPLKLLHVNKCPVIAPLSVLREEDRQRLQLDMSVYKMRVAALNEGQTNWQDKLKSVYANDNFATSEDPEQQLYDGFINDRDRRLCEQVRIAEPQQLATDVWPFDDPRLPELLFRYRARNFAETLSVAEQQRWLAFCQLRLSDPQAGAPNTLKAFSRALVERSLNATPEQLKVLAQWQEYSLVLKQRLGL encoded by the coding sequence GTGACTTCCAGCATCTTCTGGTACGACTACGAAACCACCGGGATCAATCCACGCAACGACCGCCCGCTGCAAGTGGCGGGCATTCGTACGGACGATCAGCTCAACGAGATCGGCGAACCGATCAACCTCTATTGCCAGCCCGGCGATGACATCCTGCCCCATCCGGCGGCGTGTCTGGTAACAGGCATCACGCCTGACCGGCTCGCGGAAAAGGGGCTGTGTGAAGCAGATTTCATGACGCGATTGCACGCGCAGATGTCTCTCGCCGGCACCTGCAGCGCGGGTTACAACACGTTGCGTTTCGACGATGAGATGACCCGCTACAGTTTTTACCGAAACTTCTTCGATCCCTACGCCCGCGAATGGCAGGGCGGTAACAGCCGCTGGGATCTGATCGACGTGGTGCGCACGGCTTATGCGTTGCGTCCGGAGGGCATTGTCTGGCCGGAAGAAGAGGGACGGGTCACGCTGAAGCTCGAGCGGCTGACGGCGGCCAACGGCATTGATCATGGCCATGCCCACGACGCGCTCTCCGATGTCCGCGCAACCATCGCGCTGGCGCGTCTGGTCCGCGATAAGCAACCCAAACTTTACGATTACCTTTTTGAATTGCGCTTCAAGCACAAGGTGCAGGATCAGATTCGATTGATGCAGCCGCTTGTGCATATATCGGGTCGGTTCTCCGCGGCCCGAAGTTACGTGAGCGTCGTACTCCCGCTGGCCTGGCATCCGGTCAACCGGAACGCATTGATTGTCTGTGACCTGTTCCATGACCACAGCCCGTTGCTGGACGAAGACGGCGAGACCTTGCGTCAGCGTCTATATACCCGTCGCGAAGATCTGCTCGAAGGCCAGTTACCGGTCCCGCTCAAATTGCTGCATGTTAATAAATGCCCGGTCATTGCCCCGCTGAGTGTGCTCCGGGAGGAGGACCGCCAGCGTCTGCAACTGGACATGAGTGTTTATAAAATGCGCGTCGCCGCATTGAACGAAGGGCAGACGAACTGGCAGGACAAGTTGAAAAGCGTGTACGCCAACGACAACTTCGCCACCAGTGAGGATCCGGAGCAGCAGTTATACGATGGCTTCATCAATGATCGGGACCGTCGTCTCTGCGAGCAGGTGCGAATTGCAGAGCCGCAGCAACTGGCTACCGATGTCTGGCCGTTCGATGATCCCCGGCTGCCTGAGTTGTTATTCCGGTACCGCGCCCGCAACTTTGCCGAAACCCTGAGTGTTGCAGAGCAACAGCGCTGGTTGGCGTTTTGTCAGTTGCGCCTGAGCGATCCTCAGGCCGGCGCGCCCAATACGCTCAAGGCGTTCAGCCGTGCGCTGGTCGAACGCTCGCTGAACGCCACACCCGAGCAACTCAAGGTGCTCGCCCAGTGGCAGGAATACTCGCTGGTGTTGAAACAGCGCCTGGGGCTTTAA
- a CDS encoding AAA family ATPase — translation MSDQPTEPGHAANHLPIPEPAAVDHKHSEPATASGSHPAQQRQRAIHLAQAVRHELQKAVIGQDAVIDDVLTALIGGGHVLLEGVPGLGKTLLVRALARCFGGEFARIQFTPDLMPSDVTGHAVYDMQSEQFKLRKGPLFTHLLLADEINRAPAKTQAALLEAMQERQVTLEGRALPVPQPFMVLATQNPIEQEGTYPLPEAELDRFMLKVRMDYPQADQELDMVRQVTRSTRSDMLDVQPLRTLMQAKDVLALQRIAGDLPVDEQVLDYAVRLARATRTWPGLTLGAGPRASIALIRGARARALLRGGEFVVPDDVKGCALAVLCHRVRLAPELDIEGLSVDQVLKQLLDQVAAPRR, via the coding sequence CTGAGCGATCAACCGACCGAGCCAGGCCACGCGGCCAATCACCTTCCCATCCCTGAACCCGCAGCCGTGGACCACAAGCACAGCGAGCCGGCCACCGCTTCGGGCAGCCATCCGGCGCAGCAGCGCCAGCGTGCGATTCACCTGGCGCAGGCGGTGCGGCACGAGTTGCAAAAAGCGGTCATCGGCCAGGACGCCGTCATTGATGATGTCCTGACGGCGCTGATCGGCGGTGGCCATGTGTTGTTGGAAGGCGTGCCCGGGCTGGGCAAGACGCTGCTGGTGCGGGCGCTCGCCCGGTGTTTCGGCGGCGAGTTCGCGCGCATTCAGTTCACCCCCGACCTGATGCCCAGCGATGTCACCGGCCATGCCGTGTACGACATGCAGAGCGAACAGTTCAAGCTGCGCAAGGGGCCGCTGTTTACCCATCTGCTGCTCGCGGACGAGATCAACCGCGCACCGGCCAAGACTCAGGCCGCGCTGCTTGAGGCGATGCAGGAACGTCAGGTCACCCTGGAGGGCCGCGCGCTGCCCGTGCCGCAACCGTTCATGGTGCTCGCGACGCAGAACCCGATCGAGCAGGAAGGCACTTACCCACTGCCCGAAGCCGAGCTCGACCGCTTCATGCTCAAAGTGCGTATGGATTATCCCCAGGCTGATCAAGAGCTGGATATGGTCCGCCAGGTCACCCGTTCGACGCGCTCCGACATGCTCGACGTCCAGCCCCTGCGAACCTTGATGCAGGCAAAAGATGTGCTGGCGCTGCAACGCATCGCTGGCGATCTGCCGGTGGATGAACAGGTCCTTGATTACGCCGTGCGGCTGGCCCGCGCCACCCGCACCTGGCCGGGCCTGACACTCGGCGCAGGGCCGCGTGCGTCCATCGCACTGATTCGGGGAGCCCGTGCGCGGGCACTGTTGCGTGGCGGCGAGTTCGTGGTGCCCGACGACGTCAAAGGCTGTGCCCTGGCGGTGCTGTGTCATCGCGTGAGGCTTGCGCCGGAGCTGGACATCGAAGGGTTGTCGGTGGATCAAGTGCTCAAGCAATTGCTGGATCAGGTGGCAGCGCCGCGTCGATGA
- a CDS encoding DUF58 domain-containing protein, producing the protein MKQLLKPSTRMLWWLAVLLGVSVLLGILQALGRGPIARLDGLFWTLLWGMAALAGLDAAWLWRLPSPRVKRHLTGSLGMGRWSEVRVELEHDSPRALHITLFDHGPSEPDARYETESLPQDVVLRPQRTAQLTYRLRPASRGDFTFERTEVLMRSPLRLWSSRRYVPNHDVVRVYPDFARLQNGQLLGVENWLRQIGIRQQPRRGLGLEFHQLREFREGDSLRQIDWKATARHRAPIAREYQDERDQQILFMLDCGRRMRSHDGELTHFDHGLNACLLLSYVALRQGDAVGLSTFAGAQDRHLPPAKGASQLNVLLNHLYNVHATQRPADYAVAMRNILARQKRRALVVLITNLRDEDDEQLLEAVKQLSRHHRVLIASLREAVLDDLRQTPVQIWQQAVDYCGTVDLLNARSGLHERLIAHGIPVLDVRPRELGPELVSRYMSWKKAGAL; encoded by the coding sequence ATGAAGCAACTGCTCAAGCCGTCGACACGGATGCTCTGGTGGCTGGCCGTTCTGCTCGGCGTCTCGGTGCTGCTCGGTATTCTGCAGGCATTGGGACGAGGTCCCATTGCGCGGCTGGACGGCCTTTTCTGGACCCTGCTGTGGGGAATGGCTGCCCTTGCGGGGCTGGATGCGGCCTGGCTGTGGCGCCTGCCCTCCCCTCGAGTCAAGCGGCACTTGACCGGCAGTCTGGGAATGGGACGCTGGAGCGAGGTGCGGGTCGAGCTGGAACACGATTCACCCCGCGCGCTGCACATAACTCTTTTTGATCATGGCCCCTCAGAGCCGGACGCCCGCTATGAAACCGAAAGTCTGCCTCAGGACGTCGTGCTGCGCCCGCAACGCACGGCCCAGTTGACCTATCGACTGCGCCCGGCCAGTCGGGGGGATTTCACCTTCGAACGGACCGAGGTCCTCATGCGAAGCCCGTTGCGCCTGTGGTCATCCCGGCGCTATGTGCCCAACCATGACGTCGTGCGGGTGTACCCGGACTTCGCGCGTTTGCAGAACGGGCAACTGCTGGGCGTCGAGAACTGGCTCAGGCAGATCGGCATTCGCCAGCAACCGCGTCGGGGACTGGGCTTGGAATTTCATCAACTGCGTGAATTTCGTGAAGGCGACAGCCTGCGGCAGATCGACTGGAAGGCCACGGCCCGGCATCGTGCGCCCATTGCGCGGGAATATCAGGATGAGCGCGATCAGCAAATCCTGTTCATGCTCGACTGTGGCCGACGCATGCGCAGCCACGACGGGGAGCTGACCCACTTCGACCACGGGCTGAACGCTTGTCTGCTGCTGAGCTACGTGGCCTTGCGTCAGGGCGATGCGGTCGGTCTTTCCACCTTCGCGGGCGCACAGGACCGACATCTGCCGCCCGCCAAAGGCGCCAGCCAGCTGAACGTGCTGTTGAATCACCTCTACAACGTCCACGCGACCCAGCGCCCCGCCGATTACGCGGTGGCGATGCGAAACATCCTCGCGCGGCAGAAGCGCCGGGCGTTGGTGGTGTTGATCACCAACCTGCGGGACGAGGATGACGAGCAGTTACTGGAAGCGGTAAAACAGCTGAGTCGCCATCACCGGGTGCTGATTGCCAGCCTGCGGGAGGCCGTGCTGGACGATCTTCGTCAAACGCCGGTGCAGATCTGGCAACAGGCCGTTGACTATTGTGGAACGGTCGACCTGCTCAACGCACGCAGCGGACTGCACGAGCGTTTGATCGCCCATGGAATCCCTGTGCTGGATGTGCGCCCCAGGGAGTTGGGGCCAGAGCTGGTGAGCCGATACATGAGCTGGAAAAAAGCCGGCGCCCTGTAG
- a CDS encoding DUF4350 domain-containing protein — protein sequence MSRRWIIGLVAALMLVSIVIASVPVLKRLERYQETVDQGPSPEALANPYLAAQTFLRQRNIQVKTVETLATLPDIQDQPQTLMLLDFREKMTPSEVKRLLAWTRSGGRLLFVAEQLWDPTKGSSGDLLLDQLQIHQFLTQDLQEQDRERQREQLKPVIPLSTPDIQGPETPWPELTRMFVQNENDPAYMSFDPAFHLDDPEDHAQSWANSADATHLLQMVYGSGLITVVTDADLWKTHAIGEYDNAWLLWYLSQDSTVTMVLRTEHDNLFGLLWKYFPQALLALALCLIATLWHAGIRHGPMLPILSRGRRQLSEHLRASADFMLRREGQHAALRALQQDILRRARQRHPGFETLAVTEQWQTLARMTRQSTSNIGQALRPRPEQRLSSSEFTRQVAYLQTLRNAL from the coding sequence ATGAGCCGGCGGTGGATCATCGGGCTGGTCGCCGCGCTGATGCTGGTGAGCATCGTCATCGCCAGTGTGCCCGTGCTGAAGCGGCTCGAGCGTTATCAGGAAACTGTCGACCAGGGCCCTTCGCCTGAAGCGCTGGCCAACCCTTACCTCGCCGCTCAGACCTTCCTGCGTCAGCGAAACATTCAGGTGAAGACGGTTGAAACGCTCGCCACTCTCCCTGACATCCAAGACCAGCCGCAAACGCTCATGCTGCTGGATTTCCGCGAGAAGATGACGCCGTCCGAGGTAAAGCGCTTGCTGGCCTGGACCCGCTCAGGTGGCCGGCTTCTGTTTGTTGCCGAACAGTTGTGGGACCCAACCAAGGGAAGCAGCGGCGACCTGTTGCTGGATCAATTGCAGATTCATCAATTCCTCACCCAGGATCTGCAAGAGCAGGACCGCGAACGGCAACGCGAACAGCTCAAGCCGGTCATCCCGCTGAGCACGCCGGACATTCAAGGCCCAGAAACGCCATGGCCAGAATTGACCCGGATGTTCGTGCAAAACGAAAACGACCCCGCCTACATGAGCTTCGACCCCGCCTTCCACCTGGATGACCCCGAGGACCATGCACAGTCATGGGCCAACAGCGCTGACGCCACGCACTTGCTGCAAATGGTGTACGGCTCTGGATTGATCACCGTCGTCACCGACGCCGACCTCTGGAAAACCCACGCCATCGGCGAATACGATAATGCCTGGCTGCTCTGGTACCTGAGCCAGGACAGCACCGTGACGATGGTGCTGCGCACTGAACACGACAACCTGTTCGGGCTGCTCTGGAAATACTTCCCACAGGCCCTGCTCGCCCTGGCGCTGTGCCTGATCGCGACGCTGTGGCATGCAGGCATTCGCCATGGCCCGATGCTGCCAATCCTGTCGCGCGGCCGCCGTCAGCTCAGCGAACACCTGCGCGCAAGCGCCGACTTCATGCTCCGCCGCGAGGGTCAGCACGCCGCGTTGCGCGCCTTGCAGCAGGACATACTGCGCCGCGCCCGGCAACGGCATCCCGGTTTTGAAACCCTCGCCGTTACCGAGCAGTGGCAAACGCTGGCACGCATGACGCGTCAGTCCACCAGCAACATCGGCCAGGCGCTGCGACCCCGGCCGGAGCAGCGCCTGTCCAGCAGCGAATTCACCCGTCAGGTTGCCTACCTGCAAACCCTGAGAAATGCCTTATGA
- a CDS encoding RDD family protein produces the protein MSLSHAEPGCAAPLALLDTRVRMETPEGIDLILRPAGLLSRSIAFGIDLMIRGVLLGALFFVLGTLGDFGTGLFMLALFIGTWGYMVLFEVLHQGRTPGKQIMGLRVIHDDGTPIGWSASVLRNLLRFVDMLPFGYCVGAFTCLQHPLFKRLGDLAAGTLVIYRDLPPQRPPLAEATAINPPLPLLLEEQRAIQAFAERQNTLSPARAQELAAIVTQPLQLSASPDPHSPVRQLNGIARSLAGSS, from the coding sequence ATGTCCCTTTCCCATGCAGAGCCAGGATGTGCTGCACCGCTTGCCCTGCTGGACACTCGTGTGCGCATGGAAACGCCCGAAGGTATAGACCTCATCCTGCGCCCCGCCGGCTTACTGTCCCGTTCAATTGCTTTCGGCATCGACCTGATGATTCGTGGCGTATTGCTGGGTGCGCTGTTTTTTGTGCTGGGCACACTGGGCGACTTCGGCACCGGGTTGTTCATGCTCGCGCTGTTTATCGGGACCTGGGGCTATATGGTGCTCTTCGAGGTGCTGCACCAAGGACGCACGCCGGGGAAACAGATCATGGGGCTGCGGGTCATTCACGATGACGGCACGCCGATTGGCTGGTCGGCCTCAGTGCTGCGCAACCTGCTGCGCTTTGTCGACATGTTGCCGTTCGGCTACTGCGTTGGCGCGTTTACCTGTTTGCAGCACCCGCTGTTCAAGCGGCTTGGGGATCTCGCCGCCGGCACGCTGGTCATCTATCGGGATCTTCCCCCGCAGCGGCCGCCACTGGCTGAAGCCACCGCGATCAATCCGCCGCTGCCCCTCTTGCTGGAGGAGCAGCGCGCCATACAGGCCTTTGCCGAGCGGCAAAACACACTTTCTCCGGCGAGGGCTCAGGAACTCGCCGCCATCGTCACGCAGCCCTTGCAGTTGTCTGCATCGCCAGACCCGCACTCTCCGGTCCGGCAATTGAATGGCATAGCCCGCAGCCTGGCCGGTTCGTCATGA
- a CDS encoding diguanylate cyclase domain-containing protein, which produces MILASLHSLRAQVAIVVAILVLVLSCIFGAVIGESSISSLKEQTGLQLTESAYLMVDRLDYDMSARAKELAVLSDLEALRDPARAGQARKLLNSLSDNFPSYSWIGLTDAHGTVVASTDSVLEGVNISKRPVFANGLEKTFVGDVHDAVMLAKLLPNPSGEAMKFVDISMPVRDETGRLAGVLATHLSWNWAYEVGRTLLEPLQQRLPSLEFLVIGEDGTVLLGPKQLIGKPLGLQLPRVVSKSGSVETWPDGIQYLTGAAKSVGIGDYPGLGWTVIARQPVSVAFAEALKVRSEIFAWGSALSIAFAVIGWFAAGMITKPVNKIADAAARLSEGANVRIPLLHGSREVETLSVAIRHLVDSLTSKRSQLAMVEGIAYRDGVTGLPNRAALEKYVEAVRSEWRDGLSYGVLCLDLDGFKSVNDRFGHAMGDALLQQVGMRLLATVRDGDIAVRHGGDEFVLLLALRPGESLSSVQRAAQRVIAKLEEPMTLTGEVINVSCSVGGAIWTGGAFADVLAQSDEALYRAKRAGKAQAQFYDITGLSDFRCVKRLDGLS; this is translated from the coding sequence ATGATTCTTGCTTCTCTCCATAGTTTACGGGCGCAGGTCGCTATCGTCGTGGCCATCCTCGTGCTTGTCCTGAGCTGCATATTTGGCGCCGTCATCGGTGAATCCTCGATTTCCAGTCTGAAGGAGCAGACCGGGTTGCAGCTCACCGAGTCAGCGTATTTGATGGTAGATCGTCTCGACTACGACATGAGCGCCCGTGCCAAAGAGCTTGCAGTGCTCAGTGACCTGGAAGCGCTTCGTGACCCTGCACGCGCCGGCCAGGCGCGCAAGCTTTTGAATAGCCTCAGCGACAACTTTCCCAGTTATTCCTGGATCGGTCTTACCGATGCGCACGGCACGGTGGTCGCGTCTACCGACAGCGTGCTGGAGGGCGTTAACATTTCGAAGCGACCCGTTTTCGCCAATGGTCTCGAAAAGACCTTTGTCGGCGATGTTCATGATGCGGTAATGCTCGCAAAACTCCTTCCCAATCCCTCCGGGGAAGCCATGAAGTTTGTCGACATCAGTATGCCGGTGCGGGATGAGACCGGACGGCTTGCAGGTGTTCTCGCCACGCACCTGTCCTGGAATTGGGCCTATGAAGTGGGGAGAACGCTACTGGAGCCTTTGCAGCAACGCTTGCCGAGTCTGGAGTTCCTGGTCATTGGCGAGGACGGAACAGTGTTGCTCGGGCCCAAGCAACTGATTGGCAAACCCCTTGGCCTCCAGCTCCCACGGGTGGTCAGCAAAAGCGGCTCGGTTGAAACCTGGCCGGACGGTATCCAATACCTGACCGGCGCCGCCAAAAGTGTGGGAATTGGCGATTATCCCGGCCTGGGCTGGACTGTCATTGCCAGGCAACCGGTGTCCGTTGCGTTTGCCGAAGCCCTGAAGGTTCGCAGTGAAATCTTTGCCTGGGGCAGTGCCCTCTCCATCGCTTTTGCGGTCATCGGCTGGTTTGCAGCAGGCATGATCACCAAGCCGGTCAACAAAATTGCCGACGCCGCTGCTCGCCTTTCTGAGGGCGCCAATGTGCGTATTCCGTTACTCCACGGTTCGCGGGAAGTAGAGACACTGAGTGTCGCGATCCGCCACCTCGTCGACAGTCTGACGTCGAAGAGAAGCCAGTTGGCGATGGTTGAAGGCATTGCCTACCGAGATGGGGTGACCGGCCTGCCTAACCGAGCGGCGCTGGAAAAATATGTCGAGGCGGTGCGCAGCGAATGGAGGGACGGACTTAGCTACGGCGTTCTGTGTCTGGACCTGGACGGATTCAAGTCCGTCAACGACCGTTTCGGGCATGCCATGGGTGATGCGCTGCTTCAGCAAGTCGGGATGAGGCTTTTGGCCACGGTACGTGATGGGGACATTGCCGTGCGTCACGGTGGCGACGAATTCGTGCTTCTCCTGGCCTTGCGCCCAGGTGAGTCCTTATCCAGCGTTCAGCGCGCCGCTCAGCGGGTGATAGCGAAACTTGAGGAACCGATGACGCTCACTGGCGAGGTCATTAACGTCAGTTGCAGCGTGGGCGGGGCGATCTGGACCGGCGGTGCTTTTGCCGACGTTCTGGCGCAGTCGGATGAGGCGCTCTATCGGGCCAAACGTGCAGGAAAAGCTCAGGCGCAGTTTTACGATATCACCGGCCTTTCTGATTTCCGATGCGTAAAACGCTTAGATGGCCTTTCCTGA